In Vagococcus luciliae, one genomic interval encodes:
- a CDS encoding GH92 family glycosyl hydrolase, with protein sequence MLLSNIDTRHGTANQHSYSNGNTLPYTGVPFAMNYFCPQTTHQKGSWWFHPRDHTFQGIRLTHQPSPWMGDFSHLLLSPVSGAINSTDLFFNQGSYRPEEATFQPHYLSIYSERHRILTELTAHTYGAHIRFTFNRKDMTAGILFTAPGIKSLTIKNNHLTGYICNMAGCEDKKLKMYIDLSFSTNIESLKYQENNHMIDLGPHYKGEEETLYLSFDKLASDGTLDLQLATSFISQEQATLNLERELPHTFEEHKNLAADKWLNYLNRIEVSDKSKEKISLFYQMMYRCFLFPQTWYELDKDNQPIHYDTLSKTIKSGYYYTNNGFWDTCRSLFPLYSLIATEEYEKMLAGFYNAYKNSGYLPKWLSPDERGLMPGTLIDAVIADAAVKHIATDKMPDFLKAMLKSATTVSGKDNYGRSGTLDYLTYGYVPNHYHESVNHTQDYAYSDFCISQVAELLDDKDLAKKYATQSLNYRNLIDFDYGVLRSKDKNGQPRTPFNPYAWGRDYAEGSAYQNSFAAFHDFSGLIQSLGGKERFKEIITDLCNTYPIFDVDGYGFEIHEMSEMAAIDFGQIAISNQPSFHLPFLFNYIGELSTTQHIVKELLSKAFKLGFDGYPGDEDNGSMSAWFVLNSLGFYPVTPGSGEYVIGIPFVDKAVIHLSNGNDLTIQSNNNVPQYHYSKNILRNNQHYNQLFFTHDDLMTGGNIEFDLCLVPPIKHYTETDLPFSLT encoded by the coding sequence ATGTTACTTTCAAACATCGATACACGTCATGGGACAGCTAATCAACATAGCTACTCTAATGGGAATACCTTACCTTATACCGGTGTGCCATTTGCAATGAATTACTTCTGCCCGCAAACCACACATCAAAAAGGGAGTTGGTGGTTTCATCCAAGAGATCATACTTTTCAAGGCATTCGTTTAACCCATCAACCAAGTCCGTGGATGGGGGACTTTTCTCATTTATTACTTTCACCTGTGTCAGGAGCAATAAATTCCACTGATTTATTTTTTAACCAAGGATCTTATCGACCTGAAGAGGCAACTTTTCAACCACATTACTTATCGATTTATTCTGAAAGGCATCGTATCTTAACAGAATTGACAGCGCATACTTATGGTGCACATATAAGATTTACCTTTAACCGAAAAGACATGACAGCCGGCATTCTTTTTACCGCTCCTGGTATTAAATCACTCACCATTAAAAACAATCATTTAACTGGCTATATTTGTAATATGGCTGGTTGTGAAGATAAAAAGTTAAAAATGTATATCGACCTTTCTTTTTCTACAAACATTGAGTCTTTAAAATACCAAGAAAATAATCACATGATTGATTTAGGGCCTCACTACAAAGGAGAGGAAGAAACACTTTATCTGTCATTTGACAAATTAGCTTCTGATGGAACGCTTGATTTACAACTTGCGACATCATTTATTAGTCAAGAACAAGCGACACTCAATCTAGAACGTGAATTACCTCATACTTTTGAGGAACATAAAAATCTAGCTGCAGATAAATGGCTAAATTATCTCAATCGAATTGAAGTGAGCGACAAAAGTAAGGAGAAAATTTCACTATTTTATCAAATGATGTACCGTTGTTTTTTATTCCCACAAACGTGGTACGAATTAGACAAAGACAACCAACCAATTCACTATGACACGTTAAGTAAAACCATTAAATCAGGTTATTATTATACTAATAATGGTTTTTGGGATACTTGTCGTTCGCTTTTCCCTCTGTATTCACTTATCGCAACAGAAGAATATGAAAAAATGCTGGCAGGTTTCTATAACGCGTATAAAAATAGTGGCTATTTACCCAAATGGCTCTCTCCTGATGAAAGAGGTTTAATGCCTGGCACATTGATTGATGCTGTCATCGCTGACGCTGCAGTAAAACATATTGCGACAGATAAGATGCCTGATTTCCTTAAAGCCATGTTAAAAAGTGCCACAACCGTTAGTGGAAAGGATAATTATGGTCGATCTGGCACACTTGATTATCTAACTTATGGTTATGTACCAAATCACTATCACGAAAGTGTCAACCACACTCAAGATTATGCTTATAGTGATTTTTGTATTTCACAAGTGGCTGAGTTGTTAGATGATAAAGACTTGGCAAAAAAATATGCTACGCAATCACTTAATTATCGAAACTTAATTGACTTTGACTATGGTGTCTTACGTTCAAAAGATAAAAATGGACAGCCAAGAACACCTTTTAACCCTTACGCTTGGGGACGTGACTATGCTGAAGGAAGTGCCTACCAAAATAGTTTTGCTGCATTTCATGATTTTAGCGGTCTGATTCAATCTCTTGGTGGAAAGGAACGTTTCAAAGAAATCATCACGGATTTGTGCAATACTTACCCTATTTTTGATGTTGATGGCTACGGGTTTGAAATTCATGAAATGAGTGAGATGGCAGCCATTGACTTTGGACAAATTGCCATTTCTAACCAACCTAGTTTCCATCTGCCATTTTTATTTAACTATATTGGAGAACTATCAACTACCCAACACATTGTAAAAGAATTACTATCAAAAGCCTTTAAATTAGGATTTGATGGCTATCCAGGTGATGAAGATAACGGTAGCATGAGTGCTTGGTTTGTCTTGAATAGTTTAGGGTTTTATCCTGTGACTCCAGGCAGTGGCGAATATGTCATAGGTATTCCTTTTGTTGATAAAGCAGTGATTCATTTATCAAATGGCAATGACTTAACCATTCAGTCAAACAATAACGTCCCACAATATCACTATTCCAAAAATATTTTGAGAAATAATCAACACTACAACCAGCTCTTCTTTACCCATGATGATTTAATGACAGGTGGAAACATAGAATTTGACTTATGCTTAGTTCCACCAATCAAACACTACACAGAAACTGATTTACCTTTCTCATTAACATAA
- a CDS encoding APC family permease, protein MIIGICVGSGIFFKVGNILAFTGGNIFLGVLVFIIGALCIIFGSLSLTNLAQRTTKNGGMVAYFEEFFSESTASAFGWYQTFLYFPTIGVVVSWAAGTYTTMLLNLPQTMTYQMGIGFGYMLFFYCLNILSSQFAGWFQIISTITKLIPLLGIGLIALFWSKETPVVPPTVPLVEPTNVGLGWLAALAPMAFSYDGWPIALSISHEVKGGSQTMKKALCFGPIIVLVVYLSYFLGLTHILGPEYILSMGEGAVMKIGDMLFGNIGQKIILLFILVALFGVINGVTLGHIRMPYALATKNMLPNSQKIVDNYHQKKLGSQSAIIALLTSCGWFIIHYLTQYFQLMGLGDIGEIAIVFGYMWYIALYFKVIQLYLDKNIKETFTGLISPILAILGGLIILFGGFYDNPVFEFISFGICFLFCLFGYITFRKNQSNNMIKQ, encoded by the coding sequence ATGATTATCGGTATTTGTGTAGGGTCTGGAATATTTTTCAAAGTTGGAAATATTTTAGCTTTTACTGGTGGAAACATATTTTTAGGTGTATTGGTATTTATTATTGGAGCTCTTTGTATTATTTTTGGAAGTTTATCACTCACAAACCTAGCACAGCGTACTACTAAAAATGGTGGAATGGTTGCCTATTTTGAAGAATTTTTTTCAGAGTCTACAGCAAGTGCCTTTGGTTGGTATCAGACATTTCTATATTTTCCTACCATTGGTGTCGTGGTATCATGGGCAGCTGGAACTTACACTACTATGCTACTAAATTTACCTCAAACGATGACTTATCAAATGGGGATTGGTTTTGGATATATGTTATTTTTTTATTGCTTGAATATCTTATCAAGTCAATTTGCTGGGTGGTTTCAAATTATTTCCACGATTACTAAATTAATTCCTTTACTTGGTATTGGGCTTATCGCATTATTTTGGTCAAAAGAAACACCTGTCGTTCCACCAACTGTTCCATTAGTTGAACCAACAAACGTTGGTCTTGGGTGGTTAGCAGCACTTGCTCCTATGGCTTTTTCGTATGATGGATGGCCTATTGCTTTATCCATTTCACATGAAGTCAAAGGTGGTAGTCAAACGATGAAAAAAGCCTTATGTTTTGGTCCAATCATCGTCCTAGTTGTTTATCTATCCTATTTTCTAGGTCTCACACATATTCTAGGTCCCGAATACATCTTATCTATGGGTGAAGGGGCTGTTATGAAAATTGGTGACATGCTATTTGGAAATATTGGTCAAAAAATTATTTTATTATTCATCCTTGTAGCATTATTTGGGGTAATAAATGGGGTTACTTTGGGACATATCCGCATGCCTTATGCTTTAGCAACAAAAAATATGTTACCAAATAGTCAAAAAATAGTAGATAATTATCATCAAAAAAAATTAGGTAGTCAATCTGCTATTATTGCCTTATTGACCTCTTGCGGTTGGTTTATTATTCACTATCTCACACAATACTTCCAGTTAATGGGATTAGGTGATATTGGTGAAATTGCGATTGTATTTGGTTATATGTGGTACATCGCGCTTTATTTTAAAGTCATTCAACTTTATTTAGACAAAAACATTAAAGAAACCTTTACAGGACTTATTTCACCTATTTTAGCAATACTTGGGGGATTAATTATTTTATTTGGTGGATTTTATGACAATCCAGTCTTTGAATTTATCTCTTTTGGAATTTGCTTTTTATTTTGTTTATTTGGTTATATCACCTTTAGAAAAAATCAATCCAATAATATGATAAAACAGTAA